From the Sebastes fasciatus isolate fSebFas1 chromosome 3, fSebFas1.pri, whole genome shotgun sequence genome, one window contains:
- the LOC141765061 gene encoding trypsin-3-like isoform X1, with the protein MARLTSLLLVLWVGVTASTVVDLQKRIIGGRDCGRTERLYHVEVRAYAVDGRFTFCGGSLISNRWILTAAHCWNPRSTMRAVLGIHPGGPGTEVDIQQHPIYTDNQNRLHDIMLLQLTNPTPILPVPLPNCGPPNPLNRGDTVEIAGHASMTMGPNNQRQPGRSNTLQCADTTVVNCPGINYQHVFCGQRPGVDVCRGDSGGGVVFNGMIYGVISYTCDGCRACVAPAGFMDVCRYMDWIERTTGIARPRPGPRPGPGPRPGPGPGPGPAPRPRPKLGCLNCFKG; encoded by the exons ATGGCTCGTCTCACGTCTCTTCTCTTGGTGCTGTGGGTCG GTGTCACTGCGAGCACAGTGGTGGATCTGCAGAAGAGAATCATCGGAGGTCGAGATTGTGGACGAACTGAGCGTCTGTACCATGTTGAAGTGAGAGCATATGCAGTTGATGGACGTTTCACATTCTGTGGCGGCTCTCTGATCAGTAACCGGTGGATTCTGACTGCAGCACACTGCTGGAATCCAAGAAG TACTATGAGAGCAGTTTTAGGTATCCATCCAGGAGGTCCAGGGACAGAAGTGGACATCCAACAACATCCCATCTATACCGACAACCAGAACAGGCTCCATGACATCATGCTGCTGCAGCTAACTAACCCTACTCCGATTCTACCTGTTCCACTTCCTAACTGTGGCCCTCCCAATCCTCTCAATAG AGGTGATACAGTTGAGATTGCAGGTCATGCATCCATGACTATGGGCCCCAATAATCAAAGAC AACCTGGCAGATCAAACACTCTCCAATGTGCAGATACCACGGTTGTCAACTGTCCGGGTATAAACTATCAACACGTGTTCTGTGGCCAAAGACCTGGAGTGGATGTGTGTCGT GGTGACTCAGGTGGAGGAGTGGTGTTCAATGGCATGATTTACGGTGTCATATCTTACACTTGTGATGGTTGCCGTGCCTGTGTTGCACCAGCTGGATTCATGGACGTCTGTAGATACATGGATTGGATCGAAAGAACTACCGGTATTGCCAGACCCAGACCTGGACCCCGACCCGGACCCGGACCCAgacccggacccggacccggacccggacccgcacccagacccagacccaaATTGGGATGTCTAAATTGTTTCAAAGGGTGA
- the LOC141765061 gene encoding trypsin-3-like isoform X2, translating into MARLTSLLLVLWVGVTASTVVDLQKRIIGGRDCGRTERLYHVEVRAYAVDGRFTFCGGSLISNRWILTAAHCWNPRSTMRAVLGIHPGGPGTEVDIQQHPIYTDNQNRLHDIMLLQLTNPTPILPVPLPNCGPPNPLNRGDTVEIAGHASMTMGPNNQRQPGRSNTLQCADTTVVNCPGINYQHVFCGQRPGVDVCRGDSGGGVVFNGRIYSVISFTCDGRRACTSPLGFMDVCRYREWINRIAGTAIA; encoded by the exons ATGGCTCGTCTCACGTCTCTTCTCTTGGTGCTGTGGGTCG GTGTCACTGCGAGCACAGTGGTGGATCTGCAGAAGAGAATCATCGGAGGTCGAGATTGTGGACGAACTGAGCGTCTGTACCATGTTGAAGTGAGAGCATATGCAGTTGATGGACGTTTCACATTCTGTGGCGGCTCTCTGATCAGTAACCGGTGGATTCTGACTGCAGCACACTGCTGGAATCCAAGAAG TACTATGAGAGCAGTTTTAGGTATCCATCCAGGAGGTCCAGGGACAGAAGTGGACATCCAACAACATCCCATCTATACCGACAACCAGAACAGGCTCCATGACATCATGCTGCTGCAGCTAACTAACCCTACTCCGATTCTACCTGTTCCACTTCCTAACTGTGGCCCTCCCAATCCTCTCAATAG AGGTGATACAGTTGAGATTGCAGGTCATGCATCCATGACTATGGGCCCCAATAATCAAAGAC AACCTGGCAGATCAAACACTCTCCAATGTGCAGATACCACGGTTGTCAACTGTCCGGGTATAAACTATCAACACGTGTTCTGTGGCCAAAGACCTGGAGTGGATGTGTGTCGT GGTGACTCTGGTGGAGGAGTGGTGTTCAATGGCAGGATTTACAGTGTCATATCTTTCACTTGTGATGGTAGACGTGCCTGCACTAGTCCACTTGGATTCATGGACGTCTGTAGATACAGGGAGTGGATCAACAGAATTGCCGGTACTGCCATTGCCTGA